Proteins encoded by one window of Modestobacter marinus:
- a CDS encoding WecB/TagA/CpsF family glycosyltransferase encodes MRTPETPPLGSVVDFTTERALRRGEPVTRPAADPRTDPVAEVAGHLARLHDSGQPVVTVSWVNHHSALELLHAAPELLGRLTYLGVDGLFLRSLLGGGLVPRTSADLVLPELLGRLRAPRVAVVGGRPEDVASLRRAVAALLPADGEIVSVRDGYAGRPAPEDMDVWLARTRPTVVLAGLGAPLQEQFVLDVARYLPQGLVLTCGGFLDQVQQAGYYPAWAYPLKLNWLVRLAREPQRMWRRYSVEAVAALRARAALRAEVLGAAGFRRLRWYAWPEVDQRPAEATSS; translated from the coding sequence GTGCGCACCCCGGAGACACCACCGCTCGGCTCGGTCGTCGACTTCACCACCGAACGGGCCCTCCGCCGGGGCGAGCCGGTCACCCGGCCCGCTGCGGACCCCCGGACCGACCCCGTCGCCGAGGTGGCCGGCCACCTCGCCCGGCTGCACGACAGCGGCCAGCCGGTGGTCACCGTCTCCTGGGTGAACCACCACAGCGCCCTGGAGCTGCTGCACGCTGCGCCCGAGCTGCTGGGGCGGCTCACCTACCTCGGCGTCGACGGGCTCTTCCTGCGCAGCCTGCTGGGCGGCGGCCTGGTGCCCCGCACCAGCGCGGACCTCGTCCTCCCGGAGCTGCTGGGTCGGCTCCGGGCACCGCGGGTCGCCGTCGTCGGCGGGCGCCCGGAGGACGTCGCGAGCCTGCGGCGCGCGGTGGCCGCGCTGCTCCCCGCGGACGGCGAGATCGTCTCCGTCCGGGACGGCTACGCCGGCCGGCCGGCGCCCGAGGACATGGACGTCTGGCTGGCCCGCACCCGGCCGACGGTGGTGCTGGCCGGGCTCGGCGCACCGCTGCAGGAGCAGTTCGTCCTGGACGTCGCCCGGTACCTGCCGCAGGGGCTGGTGCTCACCTGCGGGGGCTTCCTCGACCAGGTGCAGCAGGCCGGCTACTACCCCGCCTGGGCCTACCCGCTGAAGCTGAACTGGCTGGTGCGGCTGGCCCGGGAGCCCCAGCGGATGTGGCGGCGGTACTCGGTCGAGGCGGTGGCGGCGCTCCGGGCCCGGGCCGCGTTGCGCGCCGAGGTGCTGGGCGCAGCGGGCTTCCGCCGGCTGCGCTGGTACGCCTGGCCCGAGGTCGACCAGCGGCCCGCCGAGGCCACCAGCTCCTGA